GAGCACGGCGCCAGCGACGCCCGAATCCTCGATCGTCTCGTTGCGGTACAGCAGCGCTGGCACCCAGGTGAGGTCAACATCGTCGACCTTCACTGGCCGGCCGCCCAAGACCATCGCGCCCATCGCGGCGTTGTCCGAGATGGTGTCGACGATCGTGCGGCCCTCGAGTTCCAGGTGCGAGTTCAATACCTCGAGCGCTGGGACGACGTACGCTGTTGCCTCGAGCACGTCGAACAGCGACACGTTTGGGCCGGCGAGCGGCTTCGCAAGCACGAACGCGAGCTCGACCTCGATGCGAACGTTTGAGAAACGGTCGAACTCGAGCGTTGCGCCCGACTCGAAGACCATATCGTCGTGGATCACGCCATAATCTGGTTCGGTGATTCCTGTCGCGACCTGCATCACCTTCGACGTGAGGCCAATCTTGTGGCCAACAAGGCGGGCCCCAGCGGCGATGCGGCGATCAGACCATTCCTTCTGGATCGCGTACGAGTCCTCGATCACCATGTCGGGGTAGCGAGACGTGAGTCGGGGGAGCACCGCGCGGTCGCGGTCCGCTTGGACGAGTTCGTCGGCAATCGATGCGATTTGAGAGGGATCGAGCACAGGGGCCTCCGCTTCTTCGGGGTGTGGTGCGTGGTGTGCGGCCCCGGCTGGGAGATCCAGTCGCGGCCATATCTCAGATCGTATACGATCCGAGTCCTGTGTTCTAGCCCAGACCGCCGGGGTGATGCGCGAGAGTGTTCCTCGGCGTTTGCCATGAGGGTGTAGACTGATACGATGCCCTCTTCCGAGAACACCGCGCCCGAGTCCGCAGACGAGACCATCGCTGCCGAGACCGCAACCGCTGACGCGCAGACCGAGACGCCAGAAGCGACTTCTGAGACTGCACCTGTGACTGCTCCCGAAACTTCATCCGATTCATCGACCGATTCCAGCCCTGCCGCTGAGCCCGCTTCCGAGAAGCCGGCCCCAGCCGCAGAGGCCGACGCTGAACGCGTGACATTCGCAGACCTCGGCCTCGCGCCGAAGGTGCTCGAAGCGATCACCGCGGTCGGCTACGAGACCCCGTCCGCCATTCAGGCTGCGACGATCCCGACCCTCCTGTCAGGGCGCGACGTCGTCGGCCTCGCGCAGACCGGTACTGGCAAGACCGCTGCGTTCGCGCTGCCGATCCTGTCGCGCATCGAGCCCGGCCAGGGCGTGCCGCAGGCCCTCGTGCTCGCGCCGACCCGTGAGCTCGCTCTCCAGGTGTGCGAGGCCTTCGAGAGCTTCGCGTCGAAGCTTCCCGAGGTGCACCTGCTTCCCGTCTACGGCGGTCAGGCGTACGGGCAGCAGCTCTCGGCGCTGCGCCGCGGCGTCGACATCGTCGTGGGTACCCCGGGCCGCATCATGGATCACCTGAAGCGCGGCTCGCTCGACCTCACACAGATCAAGTACCTCGTGCTTGATGAGGCCGACGAGATGCTGAAGATGGGCTTCGCAGAAGACGTTGAGACGATCCTCGCCGATACCCCGCAGGAGAAGCAGGTTGCGCTGTTCTCAGCCACGATGCCGAACCAGATTCGCCGCATCTCGCAGCAGTACCTCAACGATCCGCGCGAGGTGAAGATTGCCGGCAAGACGCAGACCTCCTCAAACATCACGCAGCGGTACATCGTTGTCTCCTACATGCAGAAGGTTGACGCGCTCACCCGCATTCTCGAGGTCGAAGACTTCGATGGCCTCATCGTCTTTACGCGCACCCGAGGCGATTCCGAGCAGGTTGCCGAGAAGCTCCGCGCACGCGGTTACTCGGCTGCCGCGATCAACGGCGACGTGCCGCAGAACGTGCGCGAGCGCACGGTGCAGTCCCTGAAGGATGGCCGCCTCGACATCCTCGTCGCCACCGACGTCGCGGCGCGCGGTCTCGACGTCGAGCGCATCAGCCACGTCGTGAACTTCGACCTGCCAATCGACACCGAGTCGTACGTGCACCGCATTGGCCGTACGGGCCGCGCTGGCCGCTCTGGCGACGCGATCAGCTTCGTCACGCCGCGCGAGCGTCGCATGCTCACGTCGATCGAGAAGGCAACGAAGCAGACGCTCACGCAGATGCAGCTGCCCCGTGTCGAAGAGGTCAACGCGACCCGCCTCACCCGCTTCGACGACGCGATCACCGCGGCGCTCGGGGAGACGGACCGCATCGAGCGCTTTCGCGACATCATCGACCACTATGTGCGTCACCACGATGTTCCCGAGACCGATGTCGCGGCAGCGCTCGCGGTCGTCTCGCAGGGTAAGACGAAGCTGCTGCTTGACGAGGCAGACGACCAGAAGTTCGCGCGTGACCGCCAGCAGGCTGCCCGCTTCCTTGAGGACGGTCAGCGCGACAGGGATCGCGGAGGCCGCGACGATCGTGGCGGCAGGTTCGACCGCGACAAGCGTGAGCCGCGCGCGCAGCGCGATGACTTGCAGATGTACCGCATCGAGGTCGGACGTCGTCAGAAGATTCAGCCGGGCCAGATCATCGGTGCGATCGCGAACGAGGGTGGCCTCACCCGCGACGACTTCGGTCGCATTCAGGTGCGCGACGACTTCTCGCTTGTTGAGCTTCCGAAGAAGCTGTCTGCAGAGACTGTTGCTGCGCTCGCAGACACCCGTATCAGCGGCAAGCTCATTGAGCTTCGCGAAGACTCTGGCCCAAGCCCGCGTGGCAAGGGCTGGGAAGATCGCGGCGATCGCGGTGGGCGCGGCGGCTACGACCGAGGCGGGTACCGCGGACGCGATGACCGCGGCGGCGACCGTGGTGGGTACCGCGGGCGCGACGACCGCGGCGGCGACCGTGGTGGGTACCGCGGCGGCAACGACCGTGGCGGCGACCGTGGTGGGTACCGCGGCGGTAACGACCGTGGCTACGGCGGCGACCGCGGCGATCGCGGTGGCAACGATCGCGGATACGGTGGCGATCGCGGTGGGTACCGCGGACGCGATGACCGTGGGGATCGAGGCGGCGACCGCGGCGGACGCGGGGGCTACGGCGGCGATCGTGGCGGCTACGGCGGAAACGACCGCGGGAATGACCGTGCTGACGGCAAGCGCAAGCCGCGCTGGTAACTAGCGCAGGCGTAGGTAGCGTAGATGAGGAGGGCCTCCCGGGACAATCGTCCCGGGAGGCCCTCCTCAATTGTGTGGGGCGCGCCGACGGGTTAGCCGCTGATGACGTGCGGCTCAGCGACGGCCTTCAAACCGAGCACGCCAAACTCCCTGCCGTAGCCCGACTGCTTTGCCCCGCCGAACGGGATCATCGGGTGCAGGCCGCCGTGCGAGTTGATCCAGGTCGTGCCAGCCTCGAGCCGTGCCGCGACCTCGAGCGCCTTGGCGCGGTCAGACGACCAGACGGAGGAGCCGAGGCCAACCTCGAGTTCGTTCGCGAGCGCGACAGCCTCATCGACATCGGAGTACCGGATGATTGGCAGTGCGGGG
Above is a window of Leucobacter aridicollis DNA encoding:
- a CDS encoding fumarylacetoacetate hydrolase family protein, with product MLDPSQIASIADELVQADRDRAVLPRLTSRYPDMVIEDSYAIQKEWSDRRIAAGARLVGHKIGLTSKVMQVATGITEPDYGVIHDDMVFESGATLEFDRFSNVRIEVELAFVLAKPLAGPNVSLFDVLEATAYVVPALEVLNSHLELEGRTIVDTISDNAAMGAMVLGGRPVKVDDVDLTWVPALLYRNETIEDSGVAGAVLGHPALGVAWLANKLAQHGQSLEAGEIILAGSFTKPMWVERGDTVHADYNGLGSVTCRFI
- a CDS encoding DEAD/DEAH box helicase, producing the protein MPSSENTAPESADETIAAETATADAQTETPEATSETAPVTAPETSSDSSTDSSPAAEPASEKPAPAAEADAERVTFADLGLAPKVLEAITAVGYETPSAIQAATIPTLLSGRDVVGLAQTGTGKTAAFALPILSRIEPGQGVPQALVLAPTRELALQVCEAFESFASKLPEVHLLPVYGGQAYGQQLSALRRGVDIVVGTPGRIMDHLKRGSLDLTQIKYLVLDEADEMLKMGFAEDVETILADTPQEKQVALFSATMPNQIRRISQQYLNDPREVKIAGKTQTSSNITQRYIVVSYMQKVDALTRILEVEDFDGLIVFTRTRGDSEQVAEKLRARGYSAAAINGDVPQNVRERTVQSLKDGRLDILVATDVAARGLDVERISHVVNFDLPIDTESYVHRIGRTGRAGRSGDAISFVTPRERRMLTSIEKATKQTLTQMQLPRVEEVNATRLTRFDDAITAALGETDRIERFRDIIDHYVRHHDVPETDVAAALAVVSQGKTKLLLDEADDQKFARDRQQAARFLEDGQRDRDRGGRDDRGGRFDRDKREPRAQRDDLQMYRIEVGRRQKIQPGQIIGAIANEGGLTRDDFGRIQVRDDFSLVELPKKLSAETVAALADTRISGKLIELREDSGPSPRGKGWEDRGDRGGRGGYDRGGYRGRDDRGGDRGGYRGRDDRGGDRGGYRGGNDRGGDRGGYRGGNDRGYGGDRGDRGGNDRGYGGDRGGYRGRDDRGDRGGDRGGRGGYGGDRGGYGGNDRGNDRADGKRKPRW